In Dehalogenimonas etheniformans, one genomic interval encodes:
- a CDS encoding nickel-dependent hydrogenase large subunit yields MTRVVVDPMTRIEGHLRIEVEVNNGVVTDAWSAGTMARGFEILLQGRDPWDAPYVTSRVCGVCEGVHAIASAQAMENAFGIELTEAGRLLRNLFCAGYYVHDHYVHFYNLSALDYLDILAVANYKGSDAGLLAIRDKIVGLVTRGDASPFVPRYTPDAFSLNDPDTVTTLVSHYIKSLEMKAKSQKMLAYITGIQPHPNTITVGGCVATPSREQLLAFRELWMEQKAFVDNYYLPDVLAVGTGPLFPLAKIALGATAGNYLAYPMLPQNPSATPSDTSFGGSNPMFKGGVITSTGAPGSITDVAGLTVGAVDYSKITESVTNSWYNYPSGTTALHPSAGVTEFNVNKAGAYSFFKSPRYNSQTMEVGPLARGLVNKFPVLIDFFKAGGREGVVARHLCRALITKQIVDAGIAWIDQLISLRTAGPIVGMNEKAVPKTAQGFGVWDAPRGALGHWVSVDNWKIKNYQMVVPSTWNAGPRDEKGVRGPYEQALIGAPVPDIDNPINIVRIIRSFDPCIACGVHIIDPSTNDIKVVNL; encoded by the coding sequence ATGACCCGAGTTGTCGTCGATCCGATGACGCGAATTGAAGGTCACCTCCGGATTGAAGTAGAGGTCAACAACGGAGTTGTTACCGATGCTTGGTCTGCCGGGACCATGGCCCGCGGCTTTGAGATACTGCTCCAAGGCCGGGATCCCTGGGACGCTCCCTACGTCACCAGCCGCGTTTGCGGCGTCTGCGAAGGTGTTCACGCCATCGCCTCCGCTCAGGCCATGGAGAACGCCTTTGGCATCGAACTCACCGAAGCCGGCCGGCTGCTCAGGAACCTCTTTTGCGCCGGATATTATGTCCACGACCACTATGTCCATTTTTACAATCTGTCCGCCCTGGACTACCTTGATATCCTGGCTGTCGCCAACTACAAGGGATCCGATGCCGGGCTTCTGGCGATAAGGGACAAGATCGTCGGCTTGGTCACCCGGGGCGATGCCTCCCCATTTGTACCCCGCTACACTCCGGACGCCTTCTCTCTGAATGATCCGGACACCGTTACTACCCTTGTTTCCCATTACATCAAGTCCCTGGAAATGAAAGCCAAATCGCAGAAAATGCTGGCTTACATCACCGGCATCCAGCCCCATCCCAATACCATCACCGTGGGCGGGTGCGTCGCTACTCCTTCGCGCGAACAGCTGCTGGCTTTCCGTGAACTGTGGATGGAGCAGAAAGCATTCGTTGACAACTATTACCTGCCGGATGTCCTGGCTGTCGGAACCGGTCCTCTCTTCCCGTTGGCTAAGATAGCCCTCGGCGCTACCGCCGGCAATTACCTTGCTTATCCGATGCTGCCTCAGAATCCCTCGGCAACTCCTTCGGATACCTCGTTTGGCGGTTCCAATCCGATGTTCAAGGGCGGCGTCATCACTTCTACCGGCGCTCCCGGCAGCATAACCGATGTGGCCGGCTTGACCGTGGGAGCGGTTGACTACAGTAAGATCACCGAATCGGTGACCAATTCCTGGTACAATTACCCCTCCGGGACCACGGCGCTCCATCCGTCCGCCGGCGTCACCGAATTCAACGTCAACAAGGCGGGCGCCTACTCCTTCTTCAAGTCTCCCCGCTACAACTCGCAGACCATGGAAGTCGGTCCCCTGGCGCGCGGTTTGGTCAATAAGTTCCCGGTACTGATTGATTTCTTCAAGGCAGGCGGTCGCGAGGGCGTCGTCGCCCGTCATCTGTGCCGTGCCTTGATTACCAAGCAGATTGTGGACGCCGGTATCGCCTGGATTGATCAGTTGATTTCTCTCAGGACAGCGGGTCCGATTGTCGGCATGAACGAGAAGGCAGTGCCCAAGACCGCCCAGGGTTTCGGCGTCTGGGACGCCCCCCGCGGCGCCCTCGGTCATTGGGTATCGGTGGATAATTGGAAGATCAAGAATTATCAGATGGTCGTTCCGTCCACTTGGAATGCCGGACCCCGAGATGAAAAAGGGGTTCGCGGTCCGTACGAGCAAGCCCTTATCGGTGCGCCGGTGCCGGACATCGACAATCCGATCAACATCGTCCGCATCATTCGCTCCTTCGATCCTTGTATCGCCTGCGGTGTCCATATCATCGATCCGAGTACAAACGACATTAAGGTGGTCAATCTCTAA
- a CDS encoding hydrogenase small subunit, with translation MDLSILTKQELNRRDFVKIAGMTVTYFGLSQALTPTIVNALEEQAAKPAVIWLNGQSCTGCVESFVNNLEPTAVDLLLDTISLRYNETVMAGSGYQAEDALAQTIAKGGYVLVVDGAIPLAENGKYCTIGGQTFVDQFKAAAKNAAVIVAAGVCSSFGGIPRFGPTGGVGILYNGTTPHNTFADIKTPVINLPTCPVHNERLVATLVYYLTFGKAPDLDSFHRPLAFYGKLQHDNCARRGQFEARRFVTNFNDPKQQGYCLILKGCKGPIAFQDCWERLWNNRASYCIQSSFPCVACSQPEFFEKGNMLLAHDFNFGV, from the coding sequence ATGGATCTTTCAATCCTGACCAAACAGGAACTTAACCGCCGGGATTTCGTCAAGATCGCCGGGATGACCGTAACCTATTTCGGCCTGAGCCAAGCCTTGACCCCCACGATCGTGAACGCCCTTGAAGAACAAGCCGCCAAGCCGGCGGTCATCTGGCTTAACGGCCAGAGCTGCACCGGTTGCGTGGAATCGTTCGTCAACAACCTGGAGCCGACCGCCGTTGACCTGCTCCTCGACACCATCTCGCTGCGGTACAACGAGACCGTGATGGCCGGTTCGGGTTACCAGGCAGAAGACGCCCTGGCCCAGACCATCGCCAAGGGCGGATACGTTCTGGTCGTCGACGGCGCCATCCCGCTGGCGGAGAACGGCAAGTATTGCACCATCGGCGGTCAGACCTTTGTCGACCAGTTCAAAGCCGCCGCCAAGAACGCCGCGGTGATTGTCGCCGCCGGAGTCTGCTCGTCGTTTGGCGGCATCCCCCGCTTCGGGCCCACCGGGGGCGTCGGTATTCTCTACAACGGCACCACACCTCACAACACCTTCGCCGATATCAAGACCCCGGTCATCAACCTTCCGACCTGCCCCGTTCACAATGAGCGCCTGGTAGCAACTCTGGTTTACTATTTAACTTTTGGCAAGGCTCCCGACCTTGATTCCTTCCATCGGCCGTTGGCCTTCTATGGTAAGCTGCAGCATGACAACTGTGCTCGCCGTGGCCAGTTTGAAGCCCGACGCTTTGTCACCAATTTCAACGACCCGAAGCAGCAGGGCTACTGCCTGATTCTCAAGGGTTGTAAGGGCCCTATCGCCTTCCAGGACTGCTGGGAGCGCTTGTGGAACAACCGCGCCAGCTATTGCATTCAGAGTAGCTTCCCTTGCGTCGCTTGCTCGCAGCCCGAATTCTTCGAAAAAGGTAACATGCTCCTGGCCCATGATTTCAACTTCGGTGTGTGA